ATCTCTGCCGCGGCGTCCTTCGCGAATTCAGCATCGGCGGTCAGGCTCTCTGTAATCGCGTTCTCGATAAGGTCGCCATCATTGGCGATCCGCTCGGACAGTTCCTTGCAGATCGACTTGACGGCTTCCTCTCGTCGGACCGCCGATTTGCAAGGACACAAGGCCCCACGTTTGCACTGCATTCCCTTCCCGCGTGCACCGACTTGGTAGAACCGAACAGGTTGTTCCGGAGTTGAGCAGCAGACGCAGAAAAAGAACTCCGTGGTCAGATCCCACAGCTGAAGCTGCTTGGGGGCTCGTGGGCCACGTGGTCCCATCTTCTTGGCATCGAACTTCTTCTTGAGCGCGAAGAACGTCTCGTCGTCCAGAATGCGGAGCTCTTCGAACTGGATGCGCTGGACTTCGCTCTCCGGCTGCTCGACCTGAAGCACATAATCCCGCTTGCTGGAAAATTCGTTCCGCTTGCGGCCGAACTCCCACAAGCCAGTCAGCCGGCTATTAGTGAAGAGCCGGCGATAGGCCGTGCGGCTCATCTGGCCCCCAGGTGAGCGGGGATCACACGGCCCGCCCGCTTCCACCCATCGTTTCCAGCCTTCTTCGACAGATACTCCCTCCAAGAGTAGTCTTGCATGTTCGCGAATCAACTCGGCAGCGGCGGGGTCAATTTCTGGCATCGTCCGTGGAAGCCCTCGATTTGTCAGAGGAGCCTCCGGGAGGATCTTCGGGCGATAGCCGACTCCAATCGCACCGGTTGTCCAGCCTTTTTCGAAGAGACCTTTGAGGCCGGCACGGACATGATCCCCGATGGCATCAACCAGCAATTCGTCGAAAATTCCGTGAAGCTGAAGCTGGAGCTTCCAGCTCGTTTTATCTTGCGTATCGATACCCTGTGATACGCTGACGGCGCGGAGGCCTGCTTCGACCACTTCATCCTGGATGAACGTGAAACCCTTGTGGGCTTGCCGGTAGAGACGGCTGAATTTATAGACCAGCAGAACCGTCGCCTGGCGTCGGCCCAAAATCGCCTTTACGCGATCGAGACCGGCACGTGCGGTCTTTCGTCCCGACACCGCCTCGTCAGTGCAGATCAATTCGGGAGGCACGTAGATCTTGTTGTTAGCCGCCCAGACCATACATTCACGAATCTGATCTTCAGTAGAATGTTGCATCTGCGTGCTAAAGCGGACATAGTTCGTGCCGATCTCATAGCCAGCTTCAATCGCCCACTTGCAACGATCCCCGAAACTGGCGTGGGGATTGAATCCCTCAGGGGGTTCTCCCCCGGCTGAGGCCGCATGCATCCACCAACTGTGGACTGCGACGTGCGTAAAATCAGCGTCTGCAGAAACAAGACAGAAACTCATATTTAAACTCCTCATGTTTGAGTCGGGCTGACACCTGCTGGGCAGACTGGACAACGCATCCTTAGCGTCGACTTCACCCCGACGGTGAATAACAGGGAGCATTGTGCAATCCCCAATTCGCGGGAGCTTCGCGGCTGACGAACGCCGGCCAAAAGCACAGCAGGGACTGCAAAATCTCCCGTTTTTGCAGTCAGACAAGCGGGAATAGATCACTGTCGGAGGTACGTGCCGCCATAGTAGAGTGGGAAGCGAATTTGGCGATCAAATGCTTAGGCGGACTAGCCCATTCGGGAGGATGTAAATGGCCGAATTCAATCCGTCGTCCAAATTCAACTTGTGAACACGATGGAAGCACATCGTCAAAGACCAAAAGAAAAAGACCCTCTCAGCGAGAAGGTCTTTGAATTTCGATTCGACGCATAGATAGCTTCTAATCGTCAATCAGGTGAATTTGCCCGCCCGGGAAGTTGAAGCGTTGAGTTCCCCGACCAACTGATTCAAAGCAAGCCAGTAATTGAGACGGGAAGCCTGGAATCAGTTTGAGTGCGTGCCGCCGTTGAGAAACGATATTCTCACGGGCATCGGCACCGAAGGAAAAGTGATCCATTGGTTTGTTCTCCTTGGCGTGCTCGCAGGCCAAAAGGAAGAAGTCCCAGACCGCGTGCTTATTACCCCATGTGATCTCAAGGAGTTCTGTTTGCCACCAGACGGTACGCGAGTAACGTTCAATGACCAGGTGCCCTCGATTAATAGCTTCGCATTGGGAGAGATTGATCGGTTCCTCTCCACCTTCACGAAGCAACCAGTCCGCCTTGCTGTCGGAGAGCCAGCCAAGACGACGCCCGACCTCGATTACCGACCGCTGATAGGACAAATTGTGGAGCTTTTGCAACCATGCTACGGTCGTACGGTGATCATTTAATGCTTGATAGAACTCACCGCCGAGGCGTTTCTTTTCCTCAGGAGTGAGGACTTCCTCCCAGACCCGTGCCGCGATCGGAGGAGTCAGGACATATTGCCGAATTCGGTGGAACTCTTCGACCGCTCGCGAGTTCGGTGAAGCCTCATTGGGCTCAGGAACTCCCGAGTGAGTGATCTTCGCAATCATTGCTATTTGACCTCCATGCTGGAATCGTGGTTAAACACTTCGAAAGATTAAATCGCTTACAAAGGCCCGCGCTAATAGCGCTTTCCGAAAATTCTCTGAATCTTTCGAAATCGTGGTACGCAACCTCAGAAAAATACTCGATCGCCGCTTCGTCATCGATCCTTCTCGACATGAGTCATGTTCTTGGATAGCTAAAACGCTGTCACCATACTTGCCGCAGAAAGTTCGCTGATTTAGCTCGTCCAACGTTGCTCCTGCTCCGACAAGACACACCGAGCCGAACTTAGATCGGTCCGACGCTATGCCATAACATCTTTGGACGAGCCTAAGTTGCCGCCGCATTCGCGAGGAACGATTCTGCCGCGAATCCCAGAGCGCACACTGCGATGTGTTGGACCTTTCCCCGGTCCATTTACATCACAGGTCTCATGGGGCGGCGATTGTGAGAACGGACTGGCTGACAGCGCAGGAAGCAGCTGAGCGTCTGGGGATTTCAGTCCTCACACTGTATGACTGGCTTGCGCAGTCTAATCGCGGCAAGTTCATGCTTCGCGGACAGGCCTTTTCGATCGACTATCTGCAGGGCGGACGCCGTGGTCAGGGGCGAATCCGCATCGAAGCCGACGAGATCGACCGTATGCTCGACGCGATGCGCGTTAAACCGCGGCAACGGCCTAGGAGACGCGTTCCAATGCCGCAACAACATTATCCCGGAATTACCGTGAAGCTTGGCTACCCGGGCCAGTAGCTCGTCCGTCGCTATTGCCGAAGCCCGTTTACATCCCCAGCGCCGACCACAGTGGGGCTTGATAGTGCTGGCCCCACTCTCTGCCGTAGTGATTGAATGCCACCTGCGGTGTATCTCCCATCAGCTCGGCGAGGACTTCAATCGAACATCCTTTCCCCTCATTCCAGTATCCCGAAAGCATGCGATGAGCGAACGTATGGCGGCAGGTGTACGTCGAGTACCGCTTGAGAAGAGGGCTTTCATCCCAGCCCGCCCGCTTGCGAAGTCGGAAGAATTGCTGTTTTCCAATGTCTTTGCTCCACACCGTGCCTCGTGCATTCCTAAAGATCGGTCGGGACGGGTCGCCTTCGGACTTATTAATGAGACGACGAATTAACTCGGCAACTTCGGCACGGACTGGAATCAGGCGAGTCTTGCCGGTCTTCGTTGCAGCAACTCGCCACTGCATTCCACGATTCGTTTCCACAACATTCTGGGACGTTAGCCGTGCCAACTCGCTGTAAGGTCGAAGTCCGGTGTGGATGCACGCGAAAAGGAAGTCCCTGAACTGCTGACTGGTCGAATCGTAAAGAACCTGCTCGTCCTTAGGAGTAAACGAATAGAGCCGAGGTCGCTGTGGTGGCTTTTTGAGACCGATGAGCGGGTTGCGGACAGACAGAGTCTCTTCGGCAGACTTGAAGGCCGACTTAACGGCTGTGATCGCGTGTCTTCTGGTGACAGGGGATCGCCACGTGGCGTGGCTCTCCACCCAGTGATCAACATGACCTTTCTGAAGCTCCGAGGACGGCAAGGCACCGCAATATCCGCAGAAATCGTTGAGGTAGCGGGCCTGCTCATCAAAATGATTTCTGGTCATTGCTCCGAGTTTCATCCGCCGCTCACAACGGACCAGATACTCAGAACAGACATCGGCGACGCGAGTGGCTACAGAAATCGACTTTTCTGCCGCTGGTTGCCACTCGCCGTTCGCCTTTACACGAGCCAGCGCCAATTCAGCAGCCTGAACGTTGTCCTGACCACGGATCGGATATCCAGATTCGTTCGTTAGCCGGACACGAGACTTCGTGCCGGGTTGTGTGTAGTACCACGTATCGGTTTGCTTCCAATACCATGCCCGACCGCGAGAGCGGCGACGCTTGGGCTGTGAAGGTTTCCCCATTCTCAAGCTCCCCTGGATTTTGAAGATGATCGCCGACACTTCGTACTCTTGCCAGGAATGGGGGACCGCTTTCCGGGTTTCGTCTGCTTCGTGGATTTCTGCGGAGACGAACTGCTTGATCGTGCAGCGCTATCGCCAATCGCCTGCCAGAGCGGTTCCTGGTAGTGCTGTGCCCATTCCCGACCATAGTGCCGAAACGTTGTGGCAGGCGTGTCGCCGATCAGCTCTGCCACTGTTTCTATTGAAGCTCCGACCCCGCCATTCCAAAACCCGGACAGCATCCGATGCACGAAGGTGTGACGGCACGTATAGCACGCGTAGCTTCCCCGCACTGGATCTTCACTCCAGCCAAGTTTGGACTTCACTCTAAGATAGTGGCTGACGCCGTTTGTAGATTTCCACGGTCTATCCCTGGAATTCCGAAACAGCGGTTTGCCGGACCCCTTTGGCGCCGACTTCATCAATTCGCGGGTCAGTTTGGCGACCTCAGGACGAACAGGAATCTTGCGTGGCTTGTCGGTCTTGCTGGAGTAGACCCGCCACATCATTCCGCGATCAT
The genomic region above belongs to Rubinisphaera margarita and contains:
- a CDS encoding tyrosine-type recombinase/integrase, with amino-acid sequence MGKPSQPKRRRSRGRAWYWKQTDTWYYTQPGTKSRVRLTNESGYPIRGQDNVQAAELALARVKANGEWQPAAEKSISVATRVADVCSEYLVRCERRMKLGAMTRNHFDEQARYLNDFCGYCGALPSSELQKGHVDHWVESHATWRSPVTRRHAITAVKSAFKSAEETLSVRNPLIGLKKPPQRPRLYSFTPKDEQVLYDSTSQQFRDFLFACIHTGLRPYSELARLTSQNVVETNRGMQWRVAATKTGKTRLIPVRAEVAELIRRLINKSEGDPSRPIFRNARGTVWSKDIGKQQFFRLRKRAGWDESPLLKRYSTYTCRHTFAHRMLSGYWNEGKGCSIEVLAELMGDTPQVAFNHYGREWGQHYQAPLWSALGM
- a CDS encoding recombinase family protein, producing MSFCLVSADADFTHVAVHSWWMHAASAGGEPPEGFNPHASFGDRCKWAIEAGYEIGTNYVRFSTQMQHSTEDQIRECMVWAANNKIYVPPELICTDEAVSGRKTARAGLDRVKAILGRRQATVLLVYKFSRLYRQAHKGFTFIQDEVVEAGLRAVSVSQGIDTQDKTSWKLQLQLHGIFDELLVDAIGDHVRAGLKGLFEKGWTTGAIGVGYRPKILPEAPLTNRGLPRTMPEIDPAAAELIREHARLLLEGVSVEEGWKRWVEAGGPCDPRSPGGQMSRTAYRRLFTNSRLTGLWEFGRKRNEFSSKRDYVLQVEQPESEVQRIQFEELRILDDETFFALKKKFDAKKMGPRGPRAPKQLQLWDLTTEFFFCVCCSTPEQPVRFYQVGARGKGMQCKRGALCPCKSAVRREEAVKSICKELSERIANDGDLIENAITESLTADAEFAKDAAAEMTKVEERIRVLTRRADGLLEMIGSGSEEDDKQLKAKIRSVQAERNNSSLQLAHLKTHQHKAIEALTPDFARKTVQEMSTLLQAAAAGELGEDAVYKALAVFRALTDGKIMVHIESRPGRSRTNVKGTFELDLLQSVERLTDRPNSESSGETVTVWLRKPPRLDELASPVHQLIDIDGLSYREAAKKLRDEGHKVNSGNVWYSYRRYYEMLGQDLPDVPYNNGNRRRPRE
- a CDS encoding helix-turn-helix domain-containing protein; translation: MRTDWLTAQEAAERLGISVLTLYDWLAQSNRGKFMLRGQAFSIDYLQGGRRGQGRIRIEADEIDRMLDAMRVKPRQRPRRRVPMPQQHYPGITVKLGYPGQ